CAGTTGAAAACTTTTTAATCCTTCATTGTCAGCAAGTTGCACTTTCAATGGGTCCTTACGGTTCCAGAAGAGATTATCCCCGCTATGCACAGTCGGGACCTCTCTTTCAAATTCCGGTGCCGTATAGACATACCCTGCTCCTGCAACTAAAGCCACCAATACAACTAAAAACAATCCGCCTGCTATTTTTGCTCCGCTTTTTTTACCATTTCTATTTCTCATCCAATATTCCTAACTCTTCTATCTTTTCTAAAATTGTATCGATACTTTCTTGTAATCCGCATTGTGACACCTTATCCTCCAGAATGAACCCCGCAGCCACCTTATGCCCACCGCCTCCAAAGGCCATGGCCACTTTGGAAACATCCACTTTTTTACTGCGCAAAGAGATACGAATACCCTGCTCCAGCTCCATGGCAAATATGGCTATCTCCACCGTCGCTAAAGACCTGGCGTAATCTACCACACCCTCCATATCCGGTACCGTTGCACCGGATGCACGTATATCTTCCTTGGTTACCATGAGTGCAGCGATCTCCGCGTCATGATATAAAGATAAAGACGTCAAAGCCCTTTGCAAAATGCGCAATGAGCTCAAGGGTCGCCTCTGGGTGAAATGACGGGCTATCTCATCAGGTAAGGCGCCTCTTTGCACAAGCTCCTGTGCTACGGTAAACACCTCTTCATTGACCGAAGAGGTGGTAAAAAAACGTGTATCGGAGAGCAGTGCCGTGTAAAAACAGGTTGACGCATCAGCCTTGACAGGATAGAGTGCCTTGAACAATGCAAATGCCACCTGCGATGCAGAGGCATATTCTGCTATCACAACATTGATACTCCCATAACGTGTGTTGCTCTGATGGTGATCGATATTGA
The sequence above is drawn from the Sulfurovum sp. TSL1 genome and encodes:
- a CDS encoding bifunctional oligoribonuclease/PAP phosphatase NrnA — protein: MIRESLPYDAVRNKIEDAGSVTILSHLNPDADTLGTALGLYALLSSDKRLKVEIVNASTELPLYLDFLPNFKKIKHHIDYADSVIISCDCGSVDRLGFDLEGRDIINIDHHQSNTRYGSINVVIAEYASASQVAFALFKALYPVKADASTCFYTALLSDTRFFTTSSVNEEVFTVAQELVQRGALPDEIARHFTQRRPLSSLRILQRALTSLSLYHDAEIAALMVTKEDIRASGATVPDMEGVVDYARSLATVEIAIFAMELEQGIRISLRSKKVDVSKVAMAFGGGGHKVAAGFILEDKVSQCGLQESIDTILEKIEELGILDEK